A portion of the Streptomyces sp. NBC_00376 genome contains these proteins:
- a CDS encoding inorganic phosphate transporter — translation MEHITLLLAIVIVTALVFDFTNGFHDTANAMATTISTGALRPKTAVAMSAVLNLVGAFLSVEVAKTISGGIINEDGLRTEVIFAALVGAILWNLLTWLVGLPSSSSHALFGGLIGAAVMSAGWSSVNGGTVVTKVLLPAVAAPIVAGLAALLATRLTYRIGGKVRNDAQEKATAKGYRAGQIASAGLVSLAHGTNDAQKTMGIITLALVTGGVLHPGANPPVWVIVCAGTAIALGTYLGGWRIIRTMGSGLTDLKPPQGFAAQTSAATVILASSHLGFSLSTTQSCSGAVMGAGLGRQGGVVRWSTATRMFVAWGLTLPAAGLVGAGAELLTKQGTWGVVVVAALLVAGSGAIWLVSRRKPVGHGDVAPSDGDAEPAGVVTQAIAAVSPPPTAAAVQTPDLNLMTTIPAPAGTTQDPARPATV, via the coding sequence ATGGAACACATCACGCTGCTACTCGCGATTGTGATCGTGACAGCTCTAGTGTTCGATTTCACGAACGGTTTCCATGACACCGCGAACGCGATGGCGACCACCATCTCGACCGGTGCACTCAGACCGAAGACAGCGGTGGCCATGTCCGCCGTTCTCAATCTCGTCGGCGCGTTCCTGTCGGTGGAGGTCGCCAAGACGATCTCCGGCGGGATCATCAACGAGGACGGGCTGCGGACAGAAGTCATCTTCGCGGCACTCGTCGGCGCCATTCTGTGGAACCTGCTGACCTGGCTGGTCGGACTGCCGTCCAGCTCCTCGCACGCCCTGTTCGGCGGTCTGATCGGTGCGGCCGTGATGTCGGCCGGCTGGTCGTCCGTCAACGGCGGCACCGTCGTCACCAAGGTGCTGCTCCCCGCGGTCGCCGCCCCGATCGTCGCCGGTCTGGCCGCGCTGCTGGCCACCAGGCTGACGTACCGGATCGGCGGCAAGGTCCGCAACGACGCCCAGGAGAAGGCCACCGCCAAGGGGTACCGGGCCGGCCAGATCGCCTCGGCCGGACTGGTCTCGCTCGCCCACGGCACCAACGACGCGCAGAAGACCATGGGCATCATCACCCTGGCCCTGGTCACCGGCGGCGTCCTGCACCCGGGCGCCAACCCGCCGGTCTGGGTCATCGTCTGCGCCGGTACGGCCATCGCGCTCGGCACCTACCTGGGCGGCTGGCGCATCATCCGCACCATGGGCAGCGGCCTCACCGACCTCAAGCCGCCGCAGGGCTTCGCCGCCCAGACCAGCGCGGCCACGGTCATCCTGGCCTCCTCGCACCTCGGCTTCTCGCTCTCCACCACCCAGTCCTGCTCCGGCGCCGTGATGGGCGCGGGCCTCGGCCGGCAGGGCGGTGTGGTCCGCTGGTCCACCGCCACCCGGATGTTCGTCGCCTGGGGTCTGACCCTGCCGGCCGCCGGTCTGGTCGGGGCGGGCGCGGAGCTCCTCACCAAGCAGGGCACCTGGGGTGTCGTGGTCGTCGCGGCGCTGCTGGTCGCGGGCTCCGGTGCCATCTGGCTGGTGTCGCGCCGCAAGCCGGTCGGCCACGGCGACGTCGCCCCGTCGGACGGCGACGCCGAGCCCGCGGGCGTCGTCACCCAGGCCATCGCCGCCGTCAGCCCGCCGCCCACCGCGGCCGCGGTCCAGACGCCGGACCTGAACCTCATGACCACCATTCCGGCCCCGGCCGGAACCACCCAGGACCCGGCGCGACCCGCCACCGTCTGA
- a CDS encoding alpha/beta hydrolase — protein sequence MRPATVTAAAVTTILGVGAAAVAAGRFASDAALRAPSGRPLPADRRLTVHATAAGQVTLTRSFTALRPGTYGLTGKDVHAVVGPVIEHAHHAPDTVVRRLERVDRGSLETGTKVRVTPQLHSGDPFSALGLDHRDVEIPGELGTLPAWFLPGPRDTWVITVHGIGTTREHPMNVMRFLHGLRLPVLDLAYRGDAGAPRSPDGLAHLGESEWRDLDAAIRFAVRYGAEKVVLHGWSTGASMALLAAVNSALRDRICGLVLDSPVLDWATTLRALALARGVPAALLPLAVRAAEGQTGLHGARLLDGSLAPALRAPTLIFHGPDDRLAPWQPSRDLAARRPELIALHAVPQAPHAAMWNADPVHYEETLRRFLTPLM from the coding sequence GTGCGCCCGGCAACAGTTACGGCAGCAGCCGTCACCACGATCCTCGGCGTCGGTGCGGCAGCGGTCGCGGCCGGCCGGTTCGCCAGCGACGCCGCCCTCAGGGCCCCGTCCGGACGACCCCTCCCCGCCGACCGCAGACTCACCGTGCACGCCACGGCGGCCGGGCAGGTCACCCTGACCCGTTCCTTCACCGCCCTGCGGCCCGGCACGTACGGACTGACGGGCAAGGACGTCCACGCCGTGGTCGGCCCGGTGATCGAGCACGCCCACCACGCCCCCGACACCGTCGTCCGCAGACTGGAACGCGTCGACCGCGGCAGCCTGGAGACCGGCACCAAGGTCCGGGTCACCCCGCAGCTGCACAGCGGCGACCCGTTCTCTGCCCTCGGCCTGGACCACCGGGACGTCGAGATCCCCGGCGAACTCGGCACCCTGCCCGCCTGGTTCCTGCCCGGCCCCCGCGACACCTGGGTCATCACCGTGCACGGCATCGGCACCACCCGGGAACACCCCATGAACGTCATGAGGTTCCTGCACGGCCTGCGGCTGCCCGTGCTCGATCTGGCCTACCGCGGCGACGCCGGAGCCCCGAGGTCCCCCGACGGCCTCGCTCATCTCGGCGAATCCGAATGGCGCGACCTGGACGCCGCGATCCGCTTCGCCGTGCGGTACGGAGCCGAGAAGGTCGTCCTGCACGGCTGGTCCACCGGCGCCTCCATGGCGCTGCTCGCGGCCGTCAACTCCGCGCTGCGCGACCGGATCTGCGGCCTCGTCCTGGACTCCCCGGTGCTGGACTGGGCCACCACGCTGCGCGCCCTGGCCCTCGCCCGCGGCGTCCCGGCCGCCCTGCTGCCGCTCGCCGTCCGCGCCGCCGAGGGACAGACCGGACTGCACGGCGCCCGGCTGCTCGACGGCTCCCTCGCCCCGGCACTGCGCGCCCCGACCCTGATCTTCCACGGACCCGACGACCGGCTCGCCCCCTGGCAGCCCTCCCGCGACCTCGCCGCCCGCCGCCCGGAGCTGATCGCGCTGCACGCCGTACCGCAGGCTCCGCATGCGGCAATGTGGAATGCCGATCCGGTCCACTACGAAGAGACCCTGCGCCGCTTCCTCACGCCCCTGATGTGA
- a CDS encoding class II aldolase/adducin family protein has protein sequence MSDQQRDAIGQAWDGVVATARRTAAEGLVVGTSGNVSARVGDTILVTPSGVPYERLGPEDAVGVDPEGNRVLGELSPTSELPLHLAVYRNTDAAAVVHTHAVHATAVSTLVPEVPPVHYAAAMLGGPVRVAPYARYGTEELAVNMLAALRDRTGCLLQNHGTVTYGATLDQAYDRTAQLEWLCRLWLAASSVPGRVPSLLSPEQLDDVQEALKAYGQPG, from the coding sequence ATGAGCGATCAGCAGCGGGACGCGATCGGACAGGCCTGGGACGGCGTCGTCGCCACCGCCCGGCGGACGGCGGCCGAGGGCCTCGTCGTCGGGACCTCGGGAAACGTGTCGGCACGGGTCGGCGACACCATCCTGGTCACGCCGAGCGGAGTGCCGTACGAGCGGCTGGGTCCCGAGGACGCCGTCGGCGTCGATCCGGAGGGCAACCGCGTACTCGGCGAACTCTCCCCGACCAGCGAACTCCCCCTCCACCTCGCCGTCTACCGGAACACCGACGCGGCCGCCGTCGTGCACACCCACGCGGTGCACGCCACCGCCGTCTCCACGCTGGTTCCCGAGGTCCCCCCGGTCCACTACGCCGCCGCCATGCTGGGCGGCCCCGTCCGCGTCGCCCCCTACGCGCGCTACGGCACCGAGGAACTGGCCGTGAACATGCTCGCCGCCCTGCGCGACCGCACCGGCTGCCTGCTCCAGAACCACGGAACCGTCACCTACGGAGCCACCCTGGACCAGGCGTACGACCGGACCGCCCAGCTGGAATGGCTCTGCCGGCTCTGGCTCGCCGCGAGCTCCGTCCCCGGACGCGTCCCGAGCCTGCTCTCCCCGGAGCAGCTGGACGATGTGCAGGAGGCGCTGAAGGCGTACGGACAACCGGGCTGA
- a CDS encoding cobalamin biosynthesis protein, whose protein sequence is MRADRIFAYGATAGLIGDLLLGDPRRGHPVAAFGRAAAGVERRLWRDHRGWGALHTLVCAGGAAGGAALLTRAVRRSPAASVALTAAATWSVVGGTSLGREARAIGSALAAGDIELARERLPHLCGRDPHSLDGPQIARAVVESVAENTSDAVVGALVWGALAGVPGLAGFRAANTLDAMVGHRSPRHLRYGWASARLDDLAGWPGARLTALLAVAAGGRPRGAVRAWRADAAKHPSPNAGPVEASFAGALGVRLGGTLAYGGRVEHRPVLNGETGRAVETADIERAVRLSRRVSALALGVCVAGRLGAALAARRIAGRRSTATNLAGPRITGRSNA, encoded by the coding sequence GTGCGAGCCGACCGCATCTTCGCGTACGGCGCCACGGCCGGCCTGATCGGCGACCTGCTGCTCGGTGACCCCCGCAGGGGACACCCGGTCGCCGCCTTCGGGCGGGCCGCGGCGGGCGTCGAGCGCCGTCTGTGGCGCGATCACCGCGGCTGGGGCGCGCTGCACACCCTCGTCTGTGCCGGAGGCGCCGCGGGCGGTGCCGCGCTGCTCACCCGTGCCGTGCGCCGCAGCCCCGCCGCCTCCGTGGCACTGACCGCCGCCGCCACCTGGTCCGTCGTCGGCGGTACGTCCCTGGGCCGCGAGGCGCGGGCCATCGGCTCCGCCCTGGCCGCCGGTGACATCGAGCTGGCCCGGGAGCGGCTGCCGCATCTGTGCGGACGCGACCCGCATTCCCTGGACGGACCGCAGATCGCCCGCGCCGTGGTGGAGTCCGTGGCGGAGAACACCTCGGACGCCGTGGTCGGCGCCCTGGTGTGGGGTGCGCTGGCCGGGGTACCCGGGCTGGCCGGTTTCCGGGCCGCGAACACCCTCGACGCCATGGTCGGGCACCGCTCGCCCCGGCATCTGCGCTACGGCTGGGCCTCGGCCCGCCTCGACGACCTCGCGGGCTGGCCGGGCGCCCGGCTCACGGCCCTGCTCGCCGTGGCAGCCGGGGGGCGCCCGCGTGGCGCGGTCCGCGCCTGGCGGGCCGATGCCGCGAAGCACCCGAGCCCCAACGCGGGCCCGGTGGAGGCCTCGTTCGCGGGTGCGCTCGGCGTACGGCTCGGCGGCACCCTCGCGTACGGCGGCCGGGTCGAGCACCGCCCCGTGCTCAACGGGGAGACGGGCCGGGCGGTGGAGACCGCGGACATCGAGCGGGCGGTGCGGCTGTCGCGCCGGGTGAGTGCGCTGGCGCTCGGCGTGTGCGTGGCGGGACGGCTCGGCGCGGCCCTCGCCGCACGGCGGATCGCGGGGCGCCGGAGCACCGCGACCAACCTTGCGGGACCTCGCATCACAGGACGGAGCAACGCATGA